From Deinococcus sp. KSM4-11, a single genomic window includes:
- a CDS encoding alpha-mannosidase: MTQPKDDSTPAAPLTIHLVGHAHIDPVWLWDWREGVETVRATVRSALDRLTENPDMVFAHSSAAQYAWLERFPDLLAEVRAAVARGQWEPVGGWWVEPDANLPHGESFARQALYGQRTLERLVGRRATVGFLPDSFGHPATLPQLLALSGLTSFVFMRPSANELELPQNLFRWVGPDGTSLPCVRIEAYSSNPQHVQSSLERNLRWHPPGARHWLGLYGVGNHGGGPTKRAIANLRALHADPAWPALTMDSFEHFFDLVRQEEVQPGGVLPVYTGELQHHARGCYAAVSEIKWLNREAERRLIAAERMAVLAGQVGHAYPQAALTRAWERVLFNQFHDVLAGSSITRAYDAARAQLGEALAVADEAEFFAMQAIAARIDTRRGGADVDEVIRSVRWDGPTWVSDYGDGVPVVVFNPGARPWKELAEVEVNDWHTDDLTVTDDTGQEVAYQRLDPESVSGGRPRVAFLADIPAGGYRLYRISAEPSAPVVDAGLSVTEYASGTITLENALLRVEISARSGALSRVVDRARDLELLAGPGGAVQVVYDGSDTWGHGMTSLRGLVGVFGGAELRVVERGPLRATVRVTTRWGASRSVQDYTLEAHSAEVRGRLVLDWQEPHHAAQLSFPLALGGVKATFEVPYGHVERPADGQEEPVGRWLDVSGVVRNARGRAYPAGAALLSDSKASASVLGGDLRLTLARSPIYAHHDPARPDPERDHDHIDQGRLETRWVLCPHGGDWRAAGIPERAEHVGLPLPLTREYVHAGDLPPRHSLLRLDGLDGATVTAVKRAEDGDALIIRVHEWAGRGAEGMLYWGGAAVPVGVRAHQILSLRVEADGRVQAVNFLEEPLGGAP; encoded by the coding sequence GTGACCCAGCCCAAAGATGATTCCACCCCCGCCGCCCCGCTCACCATCCATCTGGTGGGCCACGCCCACATCGACCCGGTGTGGCTGTGGGACTGGCGCGAGGGCGTCGAGACAGTTCGCGCGACCGTCCGCAGCGCCCTGGATCGCCTGACCGAGAACCCCGATATGGTGTTCGCCCACTCCAGCGCCGCGCAGTACGCGTGGCTGGAGCGCTTCCCGGATCTCCTGGCCGAGGTGCGCGCGGCGGTGGCGCGCGGCCAGTGGGAACCGGTTGGCGGGTGGTGGGTCGAGCCCGATGCCAACCTGCCGCACGGCGAGTCCTTTGCCCGGCAGGCGCTGTACGGCCAGCGCACCCTGGAACGGCTGGTGGGGCGGCGGGCGACGGTCGGCTTCCTGCCGGACTCCTTCGGCCATCCCGCCACGCTGCCGCAACTGCTCGCCCTGTCGGGGCTCACATCGTTCGTGTTCATGCGGCCCTCGGCGAACGAACTGGAATTGCCGCAGAACCTGTTCCGCTGGGTCGGCCCCGACGGCACGTCGCTGCCATGCGTGCGCATCGAGGCGTACTCCTCTAACCCACAGCACGTCCAGAGCAGCCTGGAGCGCAACCTGCGCTGGCACCCGCCGGGCGCGCGCCACTGGCTGGGCCTGTACGGGGTGGGCAACCACGGCGGCGGCCCCACCAAGCGCGCCATCGCCAACCTGCGCGCCCTGCACGCCGATCCCGCGTGGCCGGCGCTGACGATGGACTCCTTCGAGCACTTCTTCGACCTCGTGCGCCAGGAGGAAGTCCAGCCAGGCGGGGTGCTGCCGGTGTACACCGGCGAACTGCAGCACCATGCGCGCGGCTGTTACGCCGCCGTCAGCGAGATCAAGTGGCTTAACCGCGAGGCTGAGCGCCGCCTCATTGCCGCCGAGCGCATGGCGGTTCTGGCGGGGCAGGTCGGGCACGCGTATCCACAGGCCGCGCTGACCCGCGCGTGGGAACGCGTGCTGTTCAACCAGTTCCATGACGTCCTGGCGGGCAGTTCCATCACGCGGGCCTACGACGCGGCGCGCGCTCAGCTCGGTGAGGCGCTCGCGGTGGCCGACGAGGCGGAATTCTTCGCCATGCAGGCCATCGCCGCGCGGATCGACACCCGCCGGGGCGGCGCGGACGTGGACGAGGTGATCCGGTCGGTGCGTTGGGACGGCCCCACGTGGGTAAGCGACTACGGCGACGGCGTGCCGGTCGTGGTGTTCAACCCCGGCGCGAGGCCCTGGAAGGAACTGGCCGAAGTTGAGGTCAACGACTGGCACACCGATGACCTGACGGTCACGGACGACACCGGCCAGGAGGTCGCGTACCAGCGGCTTGACCCCGAGAGCGTGAGTGGCGGGCGCCCGCGCGTGGCCTTCCTGGCCGATATACCCGCTGGTGGCTACCGGCTCTACCGGATCTCGGCCGAGCCGTCCGCGCCAGTCGTGGACGCCGGCCTGAGCGTCACCGAGTATGCCTCCGGAACCATCACGCTGGAAAACGCCCTCCTGCGCGTGGAGATCTCGGCCCGCAGCGGCGCCCTCAGCCGCGTGGTGGACAGGGCCCGCGACCTGGAACTGCTCGCCGGCCCAGGCGGGGCGGTGCAGGTCGTGTACGACGGCAGCGACACATGGGGCCACGGCATGACCTCGCTGCGCGGACTGGTGGGCGTCTTTGGCGGCGCCGAGCTGCGCGTGGTAGAGCGCGGACCGCTGCGCGCCACGGTGCGCGTGACCACCCGCTGGGGCGCATCCAGATCCGTGCAGGACTACACCCTGGAGGCCCACAGCGCCGAGGTGCGTGGCCGGCTGGTGCTGGACTGGCAGGAGCCGCACCACGCCGCCCAGCTCAGCTTTCCGCTGGCGCTGGGCGGCGTGAAGGCCACCTTTGAGGTGCCCTACGGCCACGTGGAGCGCCCCGCTGACGGCCAGGAGGAGCCGGTCGGCCGCTGGCTGGACGTCAGCGGCGTGGTGAGGAACGCGCGTGGCCGCGCCTACCCCGCCGGCGCGGCGCTGCTGAGCGACTCCAAGGCGTCCGCGAGCGTGCTGGGCGGCGACCTGCGGCTGACGCTGGCCCGCTCACCGATCTACGCGCACCACGATCCGGCCCGGCCCGATCCGGAGCGCGACCATGATCACATCGACCAGGGCCGGCTGGAGACGCGCTGGGTGCTGTGTCCGCATGGCGGAGACTGGCGCGCGGCGGGCATTCCCGAAAGGGCCGAGCACGTGGGCCTCCCGCTGCCGCTCACCCGAGAGTATGTCCACGCAGGCGACCTGCCGCCCCGGCACAGCCTGCTGCGGCTCGACGGCCTGGACGGCGCGACCGTGACCGCCGTGAAACGCGCCGAGGACGGGGACGCCCTGATCATCCGCGTGCACGAGTGGGCCGGGCGCGGCGCGGAGGGCATGTTGTACTGGGGCGGGGCGGCCGTCCCCGTCGGGGTGCGCGCGCACCAGATCCTCAGCCTGCGCGTGGAGGCGGACGGCCGCGTGCAGGCGGTGAACTTCCTGGAGGAACCGCTGGGTGGAGCGCCGTGA
- a CDS encoding alpha-glucosidase/alpha-galactosidase yields the protein MRPVARVVISGAGGMVFPLTLAADFLALLAPLGAELVLHDPDVERAARTATAVRGLADHHGRALRLSVTAVRREALRGATHVLLTFQVGGLDAYRMDIGIPRRYGVDCPAGDTLGPGGIFRFLRSTSAFDALAADVRDVCPDALVLNYTNPMAMNVLYLHALGVRALGLCHSIPHTAALLEDVLDVPSGELTYRAAGINHQAWFLTLGYRGHDLHDRLRDTLRRRFLPEHGGHTPWTEGHATYVGGQERVRAELMETFGHFLSESSHHVSEYVPYFRRTPEAVRAVLPRRWDYLRSVEAGLGHEQATLDAAVAARHPRLEPSAEYGMRIVAATVGGAPQDVYVNVINAGLIANLPADACVEVPAVADTAGVTPQPVGRLPAACAGLNLTNVAVQLCAVEAAVQRDPTLIEAAVALDPLTASVLDLRDIRRMTRDLIGAQRPWLPAWADGTV from the coding sequence GTGAGGCCGGTGGCCCGCGTGGTGATCTCGGGGGCGGGGGGCATGGTCTTCCCCCTGACCCTGGCGGCGGACTTCCTGGCGCTGCTGGCGCCGCTCGGGGCTGAACTCGTGCTGCACGATCCGGATGTGGAACGCGCCGCACGCACCGCCACCGCCGTGCGCGGGCTGGCCGATCACCACGGCCGCGCCCTGCGCCTGAGTGTCACGGCCGTCCGGCGCGAGGCCCTGCGCGGGGCCACCCACGTGCTGCTCACCTTCCAGGTGGGTGGCCTGGACGCCTACCGCATGGACATCGGCATCCCGCGCCGCTATGGGGTGGACTGCCCGGCGGGCGACACGCTCGGCCCCGGCGGCATCTTCCGCTTCCTGCGCAGCACGTCAGCCTTCGACGCGCTCGCCGCCGACGTGCGGGACGTGTGCCCGGACGCCCTGGTGCTGAACTACACCAACCCCATGGCGATGAACGTCTTGTATCTGCACGCGCTGGGCGTGCGGGCCCTGGGTCTGTGCCACTCCATTCCGCACACGGCGGCGCTGCTGGAAGACGTGCTGGACGTGCCGAGCGGCGAGCTGACGTACCGCGCGGCCGGCATCAACCATCAGGCATGGTTCCTCACGCTGGGGTACCGCGGCCACGACCTGCACGACCGATTGCGGGACACACTGCGGCGGCGCTTCCTGCCGGAGCACGGCGGGCACACCCCGTGGACCGAGGGCCACGCCACCTATGTGGGGGGCCAGGAACGCGTGCGCGCTGAGCTGATGGAGACCTTCGGGCACTTCCTGAGCGAGTCGAGCCACCACGTCTCGGAATACGTGCCGTACTTCCGCCGCACGCCGGAGGCTGTCCGGGCCGTCTTGCCGCGCCGCTGGGACTATCTGCGATCCGTCGAGGCAGGACTCGGCCACGAGCAGGCCACGCTGGACGCGGCCGTGGCCGCCCGCCACCCGCGCCTGGAGCCGTCGGCCGAGTACGGCATGCGGATCGTGGCGGCGACGGTGGGCGGCGCTCCGCAGGACGTCTACGTCAACGTCATCAACGCGGGCCTGATCGCCAACCTGCCGGCCGACGCGTGCGTGGAGGTGCCCGCCGTGGCCGACACGGCGGGCGTGACGCCGCAGCCGGTGGGCCGCCTGCCCGCGGCGTGCGCCGGTCTGAACCTCACGAACGTCGCGGTGCAGCTCTGCGCCGTCGAGGCCGCCGTGCAGCGCGATCCCACCCTGATCGAGGCCGCCGTCGCGCTCGATCCCCTGACTGCCAGTGTCCTTGACCTGCGCGACATCCGCCGCATGACCCGGGATCTCATCGGAGCGCAGCGGCCATGGTTGCCTGCGTGGGCGGACGGCACGGTCTGA
- a CDS encoding carbohydrate kinase yields MVFGGVLMDFVPAGDAWQARPGGSAWNVALGLAALGEGVAFAGSLGSDPFAERLSALGEAAGLDMTSASRVDAPTALSVVHKGVDDQPSRYAFYAQGGADSAFAGVSTNAWVDAHAAYFGGVTLLREPAAPAFLDCAQEAAWRGLTVLYDPNFRPTYAEEGRRALWAYLPHTTHLKVSHEDILGLLPGQTVEDGVTALRRAHPRMHVLLTLGAAGARLFTPQGEWHHPGYAVTVADTVGAGDACAAGWLAGTLAGPDVAPAQALQFALACGALACTRPGAHAPTMDEVEQFLHAQS; encoded by the coding sequence ATGGTCTTCGGTGGTGTTCTGATGGACTTCGTGCCGGCTGGCGACGCGTGGCAGGCTCGGCCAGGTGGCAGCGCGTGGAACGTCGCGCTGGGGCTGGCGGCGCTGGGCGAGGGCGTGGCCTTTGCGGGCAGCCTGGGCAGTGATCCATTCGCCGAGCGCCTGAGCGCGCTGGGCGAGGCGGCTGGGCTGGACATGACCTCCGCTTCCCGCGTGGACGCGCCCACGGCCCTTTCGGTGGTTCACAAGGGCGTCGACGACCAGCCGAGCCGCTACGCTTTCTACGCGCAGGGCGGAGCGGACAGCGCCTTCGCGGGCGTGTCGACGAACGCGTGGGTCGACGCGCACGCCGCGTATTTCGGCGGGGTAACGCTGCTGCGTGAGCCAGCCGCGCCCGCCTTTCTCGACTGCGCGCAGGAGGCCGCGTGGCGTGGATTGACCGTCCTCTACGACCCCAACTTCCGCCCGACCTACGCCGAGGAGGGCCGGCGCGCCCTATGGGCCTACCTGCCCCACACCACCCACCTGAAGGTCTCACATGAGGACATCCTGGGCCTGCTGCCCGGACAGACGGTCGAGGACGGCGTGACCGCGCTGCGCCGTGCCCATCCACGCATGCACGTGCTGCTCACCCTGGGCGCGGCGGGCGCGCGGCTGTTCACGCCGCAGGGCGAGTGGCACCACCCTGGCTACGCTGTGACCGTTGCGGACACGGTGGGTGCCGGCGACGCCTGCGCGGCCGGCTGGCTGGCGGGCACGCTGGCCGGGCCAGACGTTGCACCGGCACAGGCCCTCCAATTCGCGCTGGCGTGCGGAGCGCTCGCATGCACTCGGCCGGGCGCCCACGCCCCGACGATGGATGAGGTGGAGCAGTTCCTGCACGCCCAATCCTGA
- a CDS encoding ROK family protein — protein MTRSRSVRKGRSLPDTRAENLSVVLEALRKLQPVSRSGLAAATDLTAATITHMVDELHASDLLIESPSDARQVGRRPTLLRLNNARGQIVGLEISRSEVRAIRTNFGGEVLAVAAQAFRPQLPLDDNLRRLTDVVRFVIDPELPLLGIGVGVPGPVDSTRGLVLEPPNFGGWRHVPLAEFLQSHFAAPCWLDDDAKAAALGERWYGAGQQVGTLLFLSLRSGVGAGLIVGDRVYRGAHELAGEIGHTTIDINGPLCECGNRGCVETLVSVPAILADARREGLAVHDLQGLHQLAEAGEVGALTIKERVSVYLAATLVNAVNHYDPALIVLGGSLVRAWPELTEDVAHKVKGRSFGFLSKDVRIVQSLLGENATSLGAAALAIGELLHGGDPRPASLNRQPARLGAALDTSAIT, from the coding sequence GTGACCAGAAGCCGCAGCGTGCGCAAGGGGCGCAGCCTGCCCGATACGCGGGCCGAGAACCTCAGCGTGGTGCTCGAGGCGCTGCGCAAGCTCCAGCCGGTGTCGCGCAGCGGGCTGGCCGCCGCCACCGACCTGACCGCCGCGACCATCACCCACATGGTCGATGAGCTGCACGCCTCCGACCTGCTGATCGAGTCGCCGTCGGACGCCCGGCAGGTGGGACGGCGCCCCACCCTGTTGCGCCTGAACAACGCCCGGGGGCAGATCGTGGGGCTGGAGATCTCGCGCTCGGAGGTGCGGGCCATCCGCACGAACTTCGGCGGCGAGGTGCTGGCGGTCGCGGCCCAGGCGTTCCGGCCGCAGCTGCCGCTGGACGACAACCTGCGCCGCCTGACCGACGTGGTGCGCTTCGTGATCGATCCCGAGCTGCCGCTGCTGGGGATCGGCGTGGGGGTGCCGGGCCCCGTGGATAGCACGCGCGGCCTGGTGCTGGAGCCGCCCAACTTTGGTGGCTGGCGCCACGTGCCGCTGGCCGAATTCCTCCAGAGCCACTTCGCGGCGCCGTGCTGGCTCGACGACGACGCCAAGGCCGCGGCGCTCGGGGAGCGGTGGTACGGCGCGGGCCAGCAGGTGGGCACACTGCTCTTTCTGTCCCTGCGCTCGGGCGTGGGAGCCGGCTTGATTGTGGGCGACCGGGTGTACCGTGGCGCCCACGAGCTGGCCGGCGAAATCGGGCACACCACCATCGACATCAATGGGCCGCTGTGTGAGTGCGGCAACCGCGGCTGCGTAGAGACGCTGGTCAGTGTGCCGGCCATCCTGGCAGACGCGCGCCGTGAGGGGCTGGCGGTGCACGATCTCCAAGGACTTCATCAGCTGGCCGAGGCGGGCGAGGTGGGCGCCCTGACGATCAAGGAGCGCGTCTCGGTATACCTCGCCGCCACGCTGGTCAACGCCGTGAACCACTACGACCCGGCCCTGATCGTGCTGGGCGGCAGTCTGGTGCGGGCGTGGCCGGAACTGACCGAGGACGTGGCCCACAAGGTCAAGGGCCGCTCCTTCGGCTTTCTGTCTAAGGATGTGCGCATCGTGCAGAGCCTGCTGGGCGAGAACGCGACGTCGCTCGGCGCGGCGGCGCTGGCTATCGGTGAACTGCTGCACGGGGGAGATCCTCGGCCTGCCAGCCTCAACCGCCAGCCGGCCCGGCTCGGCGCCGCGCTTGACACGTCCGCCATTACTTAA
- a CDS encoding ABC transporter substrate-binding protein, with translation MHKKALLVTSLLLGLSGAQAQKVTLNFTAHWLSEQRRPTINKIIGLWNQRNPNVQVQYTGVPFDQLITKTLAGVAAGNAPDVVVIDIRTSTQRAARNQNTDMSQFGADKLGGSYFPQLWATGRYNGKQYALPFVTDTRVLFYNKAAFKEAGLDPNKPPKTWDDLWAYAAKLDKKDGDRWTRMGFHPNFGDFGYQGWVNNAGGYLFDKNNENPTMTSAAAVQTLAWFKKWNDKYGANSVAAFKASFGGGTQDEFMSGKVPMVVRNGNYLSTLTRSAPDLQFGMVSVPTMDGKTSDTTTWGGGFNIEIPRGSKHPKEAFAFAKFLSTEGAKIWAAEQNDLPAYKAAQTANKNPQFIKLVSFLPITYLSPAPLYAPSYDTAVNKAVDDVLLRGRDPQAALEEAQAAVAKMVDENKKDAK, from the coding sequence ATGCATAAGAAGGCACTGCTGGTTACATCACTGCTGCTCGGGCTCTCTGGAGCCCAGGCCCAGAAAGTCACCCTCAATTTCACGGCCCACTGGTTGAGCGAGCAGCGCCGGCCGACCATCAACAAGATCATCGGGCTGTGGAACCAGCGCAATCCCAACGTGCAGGTGCAGTACACCGGGGTGCCGTTCGACCAGCTCATCACCAAGACGCTCGCCGGCGTAGCCGCTGGCAACGCGCCCGACGTGGTGGTCATCGACATTCGCACCAGCACGCAGCGCGCGGCCCGCAACCAGAACACCGACATGAGCCAGTTCGGTGCGGACAAGCTGGGCGGCTCATACTTCCCGCAGCTGTGGGCGACCGGGCGCTACAACGGCAAGCAGTACGCCCTGCCATTCGTCACTGACACCCGCGTGCTCTTTTACAACAAGGCTGCCTTCAAGGAAGCGGGCCTCGACCCGAACAAGCCGCCCAAGACCTGGGACGACCTGTGGGCCTACGCGGCCAAGCTCGACAAGAAAGACGGCGACCGCTGGACGCGCATGGGCTTCCACCCCAATTTCGGGGACTTTGGCTACCAGGGCTGGGTGAACAACGCGGGCGGCTACCTGTTTGACAAGAACAATGAGAACCCGACCATGACGAGTGCCGCGGCCGTCCAGACGCTGGCGTGGTTCAAGAAGTGGAATGACAAGTACGGCGCGAACAGTGTCGCCGCGTTCAAGGCCAGCTTTGGCGGCGGCACCCAGGACGAATTCATGTCGGGGAAGGTGCCGATGGTCGTGCGCAACGGCAACTACCTCTCGACCCTGACCCGCAGCGCCCCGGATCTCCAGTTCGGCATGGTCAGCGTGCCCACCATGGACGGCAAGACGAGCGACACCACCACGTGGGGCGGCGGCTTCAACATCGAGATTCCGCGCGGCAGCAAACATCCCAAGGAGGCCTTCGCCTTCGCCAAATTCCTGTCGACTGAGGGGGCCAAGATCTGGGCGGCCGAGCAGAACGACCTGCCCGCGTACAAGGCCGCCCAGACCGCCAACAAGAACCCCCAGTTCATCAAGCTGGTGAGCTTCCTGCCGATCACGTACCTGTCGCCCGCCCCGCTGTACGCCCCCAGCTACGACACCGCCGTGAACAAGGCGGTGGACGACGTGCTGCTGCGCGGACGCGACCCACAGGCGGCGCTGGAAGAAGCCCAGGCAGCGGTGGCGAAAATGGTGGACGAGAACAAGAAAGACGCCAAGTAA
- a CDS encoding alpha-mannosidase: MSAPQVEGRRPAPARPGTLHMIGNAHIDPVWLWTWEEGFQEIKATYRSALDRLSEDPAFIFTCSSAAHLAWIEANEPEMFAEIRGRVAEGRWALVGGWWVQPDCHLPGGEGFARQALYGQRFFHSRFGRTATVGYNPDSFGHAATLPQLLLASGLTRYTFMRPGPHEQALPGRLFWWAALDGSRVLTFRIPYEYCTWGKDLEPHIRKVANDLTSPDDRLMCFYGVGNHGGGPTRENLASIHRLDAEPELPNLVLSTPDAFFEAADAERAGVWHGELVHHAVGCYSAHSGVKRLNRQAELALVRAEKLATLATTLVGLPYPQADLDRAWQRVLFNQFHDILAGTSVERAYDDAQHEYGEALSIAQHVTNAAVQRLSWRVTVPPEEGTRSFVVWNPHPWPARVPVEHEVGGVRDGFTLSDESGAAVPAQFTRSGATVSGWRRRLAWLAELPAFGHRVFTVRPGGETAPGANADVAGPDDLVLENAALLMEFDTESGGIARLVDLRADCEVFSAPAAVGVVLDDDTDTWSHGRVRFDRVAGHFGNARLSWLERGPLRGAIRSVSTYGRSTLTQDYFLYSDPALPVEVRVRVDWHEARRMLKLRFPLHLQFPQVTYEAPYGQVSRPGNGEEYPGGRWVDLSGVHRPTGEVRGLGLVNDAKSSYSVTESALHLTVLRSPIYAHHDPYVPTAAGDYRYMDQGEQTFTYWLSPHAGTWRDAGLPRLCAALTEGPVALPETFHEGPLPAAQAHGTVTPEHVMLSVIKRAQDDSGVVVRLHETHGRPATAQLSLPFLNRELDVTLGAHELVTLLLPDDGSAARRVLLTELEPGA, translated from the coding sequence GTGAGCGCCCCGCAGGTCGAGGGGCGCCGGCCTGCCCCCGCCCGCCCGGGCACCCTGCACATGATCGGCAACGCGCACATCGACCCGGTGTGGCTGTGGACGTGGGAGGAGGGCTTTCAGGAAATCAAGGCGACGTACCGCTCGGCGCTCGACCGCCTGAGCGAAGACCCAGCCTTCATCTTCACGTGCTCCTCGGCGGCGCACCTCGCGTGGATCGAGGCGAACGAGCCTGAGATGTTCGCCGAGATTCGGGGGCGGGTCGCGGAGGGGCGCTGGGCCCTGGTCGGCGGGTGGTGGGTGCAGCCCGACTGCCACCTGCCCGGCGGCGAGGGCTTCGCCCGGCAGGCACTGTACGGCCAGCGCTTCTTCCACAGCCGCTTCGGCCGCACGGCCACCGTCGGCTACAACCCGGATTCATTCGGGCACGCGGCGACCCTGCCGCAACTGCTGCTCGCCAGCGGCCTGACGCGGTACACCTTCATGCGCCCGGGTCCGCACGAGCAGGCGCTGCCGGGCCGGCTGTTCTGGTGGGCCGCGCTCGACGGCTCGCGCGTGCTGACGTTCCGCATCCCCTACGAGTACTGCACGTGGGGCAAGGATCTGGAGCCGCACATCCGCAAAGTGGCGAACGACCTCACGTCACCGGACGACCGCCTGATGTGCTTTTACGGCGTCGGCAACCATGGCGGCGGCCCCACCCGCGAGAACCTCGCGTCCATCCACCGCCTAGATGCGGAGCCAGAGCTGCCGAACCTGGTGCTGAGCACCCCAGACGCCTTCTTCGAGGCCGCCGATGCCGAGCGGGCCGGCGTGTGGCACGGCGAACTCGTGCACCACGCGGTCGGCTGCTACTCGGCGCATTCGGGCGTCAAGCGTCTCAACCGTCAGGCCGAACTCGCACTGGTGCGGGCAGAGAAGTTGGCGACCCTGGCCACCACCCTGGTGGGCCTCCCCTACCCGCAGGCCGACCTCGACCGGGCGTGGCAGCGCGTGCTGTTCAACCAGTTCCACGACATCCTGGCGGGCACCAGCGTAGAGAGGGCGTATGACGACGCCCAGCACGAGTACGGCGAGGCACTGTCGATCGCACAACACGTCACCAACGCGGCCGTGCAGCGCCTGAGCTGGCGGGTGACGGTGCCGCCGGAAGAGGGCACCCGCAGCTTCGTGGTATGGAACCCGCACCCGTGGCCCGCGCGCGTGCCCGTCGAGCACGAGGTCGGTGGAGTGCGCGACGGCTTCACCCTGTCCGACGAGAGCGGGGCAGCAGTCCCTGCCCAGTTCACCCGCTCAGGGGCGACCGTCAGTGGGTGGCGGCGACGCCTGGCGTGGCTGGCCGAGCTACCCGCCTTCGGCCACCGCGTGTTCACCGTGCGGCCGGGCGGTGAGACCGCGCCTGGCGCGAACGCTGACGTCGCCGGGCCGGACGACCTCGTTCTGGAGAACGCCGCGCTGCTCATGGAATTCGACACCGAAAGCGGAGGCATCGCGCGTCTGGTGGATCTTCGCGCGGACTGCGAGGTCTTCTCCGCGCCCGCCGCTGTCGGCGTGGTGCTGGACGACGACACCGACACGTGGAGCCACGGCCGGGTGCGCTTCGACCGTGTCGCCGGGCACTTCGGGAACGCCCGGCTGAGCTGGCTGGAGCGCGGCCCGCTGCGCGGCGCCATCAGGAGTGTGTCCACCTACGGACGCAGCACACTGACGCAGGATTACTTCCTCTACAGCGACCCCGCGCTGCCGGTCGAGGTGCGTGTGCGGGTGGACTGGCATGAGGCGCGGCGGATGCTTAAGCTGCGCTTCCCGCTCCACCTCCAGTTTCCGCAGGTGACCTACGAGGCGCCATATGGGCAGGTCTCCCGGCCGGGCAATGGCGAAGAGTACCCGGGCGGGCGCTGGGTGGATCTCAGCGGCGTCCACCGGCCCACCGGTGAAGTGCGCGGCCTGGGCCTCGTGAATGACGCCAAGTCCAGCTACAGCGTTACAGAATCGGCGCTGCACCTCACTGTGCTGCGCTCGCCCATTTACGCCCACCACGATCCCTACGTTCCCACGGCGGCTGGTGATTACCGCTACATGGATCAGGGCGAACAGACCTTCACGTACTGGCTGTCGCCGCACGCTGGAACGTGGCGGGACGCTGGTCTGCCCCGGCTGTGCGCGGCCCTGACGGAAGGGCCGGTGGCCCTGCCTGAGACTTTCCACGAGGGCCCCCTGCCGGCCGCCCAGGCCCACGGCACCGTCACGCCCGAGCACGTGATGCTGAGCGTAATCAAGCGCGCCCAGGACGACAGCGGCGTGGTGGTGCGCCTGCATGAGACGCACGGCCGCCCGGCCACGGCGCAGCTCTCGCTGCCCTTCCTGAACCGCGAGTTGGACGTCACCCTCGGCGCGCACGAACTCGTCACGCTGCTCCTGCCCGATGACGGAAGTGCGGCGCGGCGCGTCCTGCTGACCGAACTGGAACCGGGCGCCTGA
- a CDS encoding SIS domain-containing protein gives MTTHRPTADLLGQQFAGALRRHRDVLELLPPLEADLARAAERCVAALRSGGKMLICGNGGSAADAQHFAAELTGRFRRERAPLAALALTTDSSALTCIGNDYEFAEVFARQVRALARPGDVLVGLSTSGSSPNVRRALSAAREIGADTVLFSGDRLAERPAEVDVLLAVPAARTAQIQEMHILLIHVLCETIDDALLGEEA, from the coding sequence GTGACGACCCACCGACCCACCGCCGATCTTCTCGGCCAGCAGTTCGCCGGCGCCCTGCGCCGCCACCGCGACGTGCTGGAACTGCTGCCCCCCCTGGAAGCGGACCTTGCCCGTGCGGCAGAGCGCTGCGTCGCGGCCCTGCGCAGCGGCGGCAAGATGCTGATCTGCGGCAACGGGGGGAGCGCCGCCGATGCCCAGCACTTCGCCGCTGAACTCACCGGCCGGTTCCGGAGGGAGCGGGCGCCGCTCGCTGCGCTGGCACTCACGACGGACAGCAGCGCCCTGACCTGCATCGGCAATGACTACGAGTTTGCCGAGGTCTTCGCGCGCCAAGTGCGGGCGCTGGCCCGTCCGGGTGACGTGCTGGTCGGTCTCAGTACCAGCGGGAGCAGCCCCAACGTGCGCCGGGCGCTGAGCGCCGCGCGCGAGATCGGCGCGGACACCGTGCTGTTCAGCGGCGACCGCCTGGCAGAGCGGCCCGCTGAAGTGGACGTTCTGCTGGCCGTGCCGGCCGCGCGCACCGCCCAGATCCAGGAGATGCACATTCTGCTGATCCACGTGCTGTGTGAGACCATTGACGACGCCCTGCTGGGAGAGGAGGCGTGA